Proteins encoded in a region of the Delphinus delphis chromosome 13, mDelDel1.2, whole genome shotgun sequence genome:
- the LOC132436027 gene encoding zinc finger protein 280B — protein MEPPCMLCEEQESEPQKSIQETKQVDDEDAELIFVGVEHVNEDAELIFVGMTSNSKPVVSNILNRVTPGSCSRRRQSGHVRKDNAHKLRPVSHVMPTSEAMTVLPVSDSESRSTDSPIIIEPLSKPDYKNNLLQVVPISSSESCSPPLITFTSSLQHPVGAALSIGGMNKSPRVTKRLSTSETNSTNPQRPKLSNGIIGGHSLALAPSGIFHTMTAQQSTPSDSVHTSLSHVQNGEPCPTAFPKDSVHCKPISPFGENGLAKTDFSSPTSQNKTVDPTKGNLIVLLHDFYYGQHTGDGQPEQKTHTAFKCLSCLKVLKNVKFMNHMKHHLELEKQRGDSWKNHTTCQHCHRQFPTPFQLQCHIESVHTFQEPSAVCKICELSFETDQVLLQHMKDNHKPGEMPYVCQVCNYRSSAFADVETHFRTYHKNTKNLLCPFCLKIFKTATPYMCHYRGHWEKNVHQCSKCRLQFLTFKEKMEHKTQCHQMFKKPKQLEGLPPETKVVIQVSLGPLKPGSVELASITVNTSDSEPSPPRSKSRISKRPH, from the coding sequence atggaacCACCATGTATGTTATGTGAAGAACAAGAGTCAGAACCGCAGAAAAGCATACAAGAAACCAAACAAGTAGACGATGAAGATGCTGAACTGATCTTCGTTGGGGTGGAACATGTAAATGAAGATGCTGAGCTGATCTTTGTTGGGATGACCTCAAATTCAAAACCAGTCGTTTCAAACATATTGAATAGAGTTACCCCAGGTTCGTGTTCAAGGAGAAGACAGTCTGGTCACGTCAGAAAAGATAATGCTCACAAATTGCGGCCTGTAAGTCATGTGATGCCTACATCAGAAGCAATGACTGTCTTACCAGTTTCTGACTCTGAGTCAAGATCAACAGATAGTCCTATTATTATTGAGCCTTTGTCTAaacctgattataaaaataatttactacAAGTCGTGCCTATTAGCTCTTCAGAGTCATGTTCTCCTCCTTTGATTACCTTCACAAGTTCATTGCAGCATCCAGTAGGAGCAGCACTTTCTATAGGAGGTATGAATAAAAGTCCTCGTGTAACAAAACGACTTTCCACTTCTGAAACAAATAGCACAAATCCCCAAAGGCCTAAACTCAGTAATGGAATCATAGGGGGACACTCTTTAGCTCTGGCCCCTTCAGGTATCTTTCATACAATGACAGCTCAGCAAAGCACACCCTCAGACAGTGTTCATACCTCATTAAGCCATGTTCAGAATGGAGAACCTTGTCCAACAGCTTTTCCAAAGGACAGTGTTCATTGCAAGCCTATAAGTCCTTTTGGGGAAAATGGACTGGCAAAAACAGACTTTTCGAGTCCAACAAGTCAAAACAAGACTGTTGATCCCACGAAAGGAAATCTGATCGTGTTACTTCATGACTTTTACTATGGACAGCATACAGGAGATGGGCAGCCAGAACAGAAGACTCACACAGCCTTTAAATGCCTCAGCTGCTTGAAAGTTCTAAAAAATGTCAAGTTTATGAATCACATGAAGCACCATTTGGAACTTGAAAAGCAGAGGGGTGACAGCTGGAAAAACCATACTACCTGCCAGCACTGCCACCGCCAGTTTCCCACCCCCTTCCAGCTGCAGTGTCACATTGAAAGTGTCCATACTTTCCAGGAGCCCTCTGCAGTCTGTAAaatctgtgagttgtcttttgaAACAGATCAGGTTCTCTTACAGCACATGAAGGACAATCATAAGCCTGGCGAAATGCCCTATGTGTGCCAGGTTTGCAATTACAGATCGTCAGCCTTTGCTGATGTAGAAACACATTTCAGAACATACCACAAAAACACTAAGAATTTGCTTTGCCCATTTTGTCTCAAAATTTTCAAAACTGCAACACCATACATGTGTCATTATAGAGGACACTGGGAAAAGAATGTTCACCAGTGTTCCAAATGCCGGCTACAGTTTTTAACTTTCAAGGAGAAAATGGAGCACAAGACCCAGTGTCATCAAATGTTTAAGAAGCCTAAGCAACTAGAAGGATTGCCTCCTGAAACAAAAGTTGTTATCCAGGTGTCACTGGGACCTCTTAAACCAGGATCAGTGGAATTAGCATCCATTACTGTGAACACATCTGATTCTGAACCTTCACCCCCCAGGTCTAAAAGTAGAATTTCAAAAAGACCCCATTAA